A single window of Polaribacter sp. SA4-10 DNA harbors:
- the hemA gene encoding glutamyl-tRNA reductase, with the protein MQEDKQEHFYNIGVSYKKADANTRGKFSLSKENQISLLELSKERGFDGVFIISTCNRTEISGFAERPCQLIELLCEFSEGTIQEFAKISNVYKNQEAIQQLFRIGTGLESQILGDYEIVGQLRQSFKLAKSLKTTNAYLERLINSVLQASKRVKNETKLSSGTTSVSYAAVQFIIKNLPDYNSKNILVFGLGKMGKYTCKNLAEYTQNKTVCLINRTEEKTTEFVKEHTSIRKAVIENLSEEVEKADVLIVSTGADTPTITKEHISKNKELLILDLSMPENVAKSVANLEGISLVNIDELSKITDETLVVRQQEVPFAEAIIETHKAEFNDWLNHRRFTPAIAALKKSLENIKNNEINFQKKKIVDFDESQAEILTSRFIQKITTQFVKHLKDEETSVSQSLQVINKVFQS; encoded by the coding sequence ATGCAAGAGGATAAGCAAGAACATTTTTACAATATTGGCGTTAGTTATAAAAAAGCTGATGCAAACACGCGTGGTAAATTTTCTTTATCTAAAGAAAACCAGATTTCGTTGTTAGAGCTTTCTAAAGAGAGAGGTTTTGACGGTGTCTTTATCATATCTACATGTAATAGAACTGAAATAAGTGGTTTTGCAGAACGTCCTTGTCAATTAATAGAACTTCTATGTGAGTTTTCTGAAGGTACAATTCAAGAATTTGCTAAAATTTCTAATGTTTACAAAAACCAAGAAGCTATTCAGCAATTGTTTAGAATTGGTACAGGATTGGAAAGTCAGATTTTAGGAGATTATGAAATTGTAGGTCAATTAAGACAATCTTTTAAATTAGCTAAATCTCTAAAAACTACAAATGCTTATTTAGAGAGGTTAATAAATAGTGTTTTGCAGGCAAGTAAACGCGTAAAGAACGAAACAAAATTAAGTTCTGGAACAACATCTGTTTCTTATGCAGCTGTTCAATTTATTATTAAAAATTTACCAGATTATAATTCTAAAAACATTTTAGTTTTTGGTTTAGGTAAAATGGGTAAGTATACTTGTAAAAATTTAGCTGAATACACACAAAACAAAACTGTTTGTTTAATAAATAGAACGGAAGAAAAAACTACAGAATTTGTAAAAGAACATACTTCTATTAGAAAAGCTGTCATAGAAAATTTATCAGAAGAAGTTGAAAAGGCAGATGTTTTAATTGTTTCTACAGGAGCAGATACTCCAACAATTACAAAAGAACATATTTCTAAAAACAAAGAATTATTAATTTTAGACTTATCAATGCCAGAAAATGTAGCTAAATCTGTTGCTAATTTAGAGGGTATTTCTTTGGTTAATATAGATGAACTTTCTAAAATTACTGATGAAACTTTAGTTGTTCGTCAACAAGAAGTTCCTTTTGCAGAAGCAATTATAGAAACGCATAAAGCAGAATTTAACGATTGGTTAAATCATAGAAGATTTACGCCAGCAATTGCTGCGTTAAAAAAATCTTTAGAAAATATAAAAAACAACGAAATTAATTTTCAGAAGAAAAAAATTGTTGATTTTGATGAAAGTCAAGCAGAAATATTAACTTCACGTTTTATCCAAAAAATAACAACACAATTTGTGAAACATTTAAAAGATGAAGAAACATCTGTTTCACAAAGCCTTCAAGTAATAAATAAGGTTTTTCAATCTTAA